CAGCAAAATTGGAAGATCTGGAGTTCTTAGTCGTAGAGGGATTTTCAACTGACAGGATTGCTAAAGCAAGGGTTGATGGTAATCATCAACTGCTCGAGCTTAGTTTTGATCCTTCCTATTCAGATTGGGATGATAAGGCCAGAACTTGTGCATTAATGGTGGAAGCTGTTAATGATGCATTGTACAAAGTGGATCTCGCAATAGAGAC
The genomic region above belongs to Legionella micdadei and contains:
- a CDS encoding YbaB/EbfC family nucleoid-associated protein, giving the protein MKNSAGVLVDENIMKALGARTAKAIRVKSAQMEAAIAAKLEDLEFLVVEGFSTDRIAKARVDGNHQLLELSFDPSYSDWDDKARTCALMVEAVNDALYKVDLAIETEISTIKYEYVGEVIRAFDKKD